Proteins encoded in a region of the Cydia pomonella isolate Wapato2018A chromosome 3, ilCydPomo1, whole genome shotgun sequence genome:
- the LOC133516613 gene encoding piggyBac transposable element-derived protein 4-like, with product MDTPEDDQVMSLSKETSATSSHPQSEQPAWMSDPLYEFGWKPFPKQPLPHAVRREIFDESECGPTITFSDPYNVFVYIWDKDIMEKIALETNKYAQEVAEKMIHENCLLPSSRICEWKDTTPDELYVYFGILLAMGVVVKSRRLGIISHLNKKFQDMYKMGQNIALDESLLHIQQSKLNKTAMVGVKSYEICDCQTGFLWRFDVRTKKTGYQPSNQDPLTAAIPALILRLIQGLENKGHTLWMDSFYNSPLLARQLKQKGVDCVGTLRTNRPFVPLELTNLKKHQMVAGQVAGVTSGDVDLIVWRGQNRVATISTYHGNFITTGEDGERKPLLIRDYNTMMGVLDKKDKKLSAYPIERDRTQVWYKKLFLRLINVSALNA from the exons ATGGACACACCAGAAGACGACCAAGTGATGTCGCTAAGCAAAGAAACATCAGCCACATCCAGCCATCCCCAATCAGAACAACCTGCATGGATGTCGGATCCATTATACGAGTTTGGTTGGAAGCCGTTTCCAAAACAACCACTTCCTCATGCGGTAAGAAGGGAAATATTTGATGAGAGTGAGTGTGGACCTACAATTACCTTCAGTGACCCATATAACGTATTTGTATACATTTGGGATAAAGATATTATGGAAAAAATTGCTCTTGAAACAAACAAATATGCTCAGGAGGTGGCTGAAAAAATGATCCATGAAAATTGTCTCTTACCATCAAGTCGTATTTGCGAATGGAAAGATACCACCCCTGATGAGTTATATGTCTATTTCGGAATACTATTAGCAATGGGTGTGGTGGTCAAATCCAGG CGCCTAGGTATTATTTcccatttgaataaaaaatttcaaGACATGTACAAAATGGGACAAAACATAGCATTGGATGAGTCGCTCCTTCATATTCAACAGTCTAAACTTAACAAAACAGCCATGGTAGGTGTAAAAAGCTATGAAATATGCGATTGTCAGACGGGCTTCCTATGGCGTTTCGATGTACGTACCAAAAAAACGGGATATCAACCATCCAACCAGGATCCTTTAACAGCAGCTATACCAGCCCTTATTTTACGTTTAATACAAGGGTTGGAGAATAAGGGACACACTCTATGGATGGATAGTTTTTACAACTCACCACTTTTGGCCCGCCAATTGAAACAAAAAGGCGTAGACTGCGTTGGTACTCTTCGTACCAACCGGCCTTTTGTACCACTAGAGTTGACAAACTTAAAGAAACACCAGATGGTTGCGGGGCAAGTAGCTGGAGTCACCAGTGGTGATGTTGATCTTATAGTTTGGAGAGGTCAGAACCGCGTAGCAACAATATCGACCTACCATGGAAATTTCATCACTACAGGTGAAGATGGAGAACGGAAACCTTTACTAATCCGGGACTACAATACCATGATGGGTGTGCtagataaaaaagataaaaagcTTTCTGCATACCCAATCGAGCGAGACCGGACCCAAGTTTGGTACAAAAAATTATTCCTCCGCCTTATTAATGTATCCGCTTTAAACGCGtaa